The sequence below is a genomic window from Vicinamibacteria bacterium.
GCTTCGGGGCGACGCTCGTTCAGGCGAAGTGCGCGTCGAAATACGAAGCCGCGTTCGAAGATGGCTCGGAGGCTCCGCATCGAACGGAGCCTCCGTAGACATCGCTGAGCGCGGCGGTTCGCAGCATCCGTCCCGTCAGGCGGCTCGGCCGACCACAAAGCCGCCGTCGACGGGGAGGATGTGGCCGGTGATGAACCCGGCGTCGGCGAGATACAGCACGGCCGCGGTGACCTCGTGGACCTCGCCAACCCGGTTCATGAGAGCGACGCCGCCAAAAGCATCGAGCCGCCTACGTAGTCAAGTAGGTTCCGCGGAGGTTCCCGTTCAGGCATCCGTCGAAGCTCAACTTCGGTGACGTCCACGAAGGGCTTGGGCGCAACGTTCCCGCGTTGTTGACACCCCAGCACGAAAATCTCGAGCATTTTGTAACCGCAGAACCCCAAGAGGCATCTTTTGCTACAGTAGGAGGACACGGTGGCTCTCCTCCGTGAAGCTGTGCAAGCCCATTCGGTAACGATGGCTCGACTTTTTGCGGTACGGGACTTCGCCACGACATGAGCCCCGAGACGGCCGAGCACGCTCGTGCCGATGAAATCCTCCGGATCATCTCCGAAGGAACCGCGTCGGCCAAGGGTGAGGAGTTCTTCCGCTCGCTCGCCCGCCATCTTGCTTCGGCGCTGCGAGTGAAATACGCATTCGTTGCCGAATGCACGACGTCTGCAAAGACTCATGTCAGAACCCTGGCCGTCTGGAATGGCCGAGACTTCATGGAGAACGTCACCTATGCCGTCGCCGGCACTCCCTGTGAGCGGGTGATAGACGGGGATGTTTGCTTCTACCCCACGGGCGTGCGAGCTCGCTTTCCCGAAGATCGAGGCCTCGTCAGCTGGAACACGGATAGCTATCTGGGCGTTCCCTTACACGGCTCAACCGGTGAGGTGCTGGGCCATCTGGCCGTGCTGGACGAGAATCCAATTCGTACCGAAGGTCGAGACCTGTCCATCCTGAGAATCTTTGCCGCTCGAACCGGGGTCGAGCTGGAGCGCCAACGCGCCGAAGAGGCGGTCGACCGTTACACGAAACGGCTCGAAACGCTGCGAGAAATCGATCGCGGTATCCTGGCTGCCCGATCGCCGGCGGAAATTGCAGAAGCCGCGATGCGGCACATCCGGCAACTCATTCCGTGCCGGAGGGCGAGTGTTACGGTCTTTGATCTCGAGGCTGGCCACGCCGTCTGGCAGGCCGTGCACGCCGAGGACCCGGGGAAAATGCGGATCGGAGCCAAAATCTCTCTAGAGCCATTCGGGAGCCTGGACGCTCTTCGCGAAGGACAGGTCAATGTCGTCAAAGACGCACGGATCCTACCCAGCACGCCAGTCTTCGATCTACTGAGGGGCGAAAGCCTCCGCTCGTGGATCAATGTGCCGCTCGTTGCTCGCGGTGAACTGATTGGCACGCTCAACGTGGGATCGGAGCGTGTCGATGCCTTCGGCTCAGAGGAAATCGACGCGGTTCGCGAAGTCGCCGACAGCCTGGCCATCGCCACTCAACAGGCGCGCTTGAACGACCAGGTGCAGCGACACACCGCCGAGCTCGAGAAGCGGATCGCCGAACGCACGGCAGAGCTCGAGGCTTTCTCCTATTCCGTTGCCCACGATCTCAGGGCCCCCCTGCGGACAATCGTCGGCTTCTCACACGTCTTGCTGGATGAGCATGGCGGTGAGCTGGATCCGGAAGGCATGCGGGTTCTCCACATCATCTCCGACAGCGCCAGGAACATGGGGCATCTCATCGACGATCTTCTGACCCTTTCTCGGCTAGGTCGCCAGGAGATGAGCTTGACGGAGATCGATATGGGCGAGCTGGCGCGCAGCGTGTTCGACGAAGTCATGTCGCCTCACCCTGACCGCAACGTGGAATGGCGACTCGACGCCCTTCCATCCGCCCGTGGAGACCGGGGGATGATTCGGCAGGTGTTTGCTAATCTTCTCTCCAACGCTCTCAAGTTCACGGCTCCGAGGGAGATGGCGCGCATCGAGGTCGGCCACAAGAGCGAAGGAGGCGAGAACGCCTACTATGTGAAGGACAATGGAGTTGGATTCGATATGCGCTTCGCGGAAAGGATGTTTGGTGTCTTCCAACGCCTGCACCGTGCCGAGGAGTTCGAAGGAACGGGCGTCGGGCTCGCCATCGTTCAATCGATCATCCGGAGACACGGGGGACGCGTATGGGCGGAGGGGAAGCCCAACGAGGGCGCGACGATTGGGTTCACGCTGCTTCCGGCGAGGAGAAATCCTGACGGGCGACGCGACGAGTCTCCGTAGTTTTGTTTGTCTTAGCAGACCAGCGGTCCCAATATTTCGTTAGCCGCTCGATATGTTGAAAGAGCTTTCTCCTATCCACTTGGCCACCTGAGCCGAAATCCATCGCCCGGCGGTCGAGAATCTCAGCCTTCTCGCAGCTCCCGGAGTGCGCCATCAGTGGCGGCACGAGAATTGCTTCGTCGAGGGGTTAGCGCTGCCGAATGCGTGAAGGAGCGAACCTGCTGGAAGAGAATCTTGGATCGCGGCTTGACGGTATCGAGACCTTTGGCGGCGTTGCGCGGGAGGATCTTCGATGGTTCGAGCTGCATGCGCGCGTCGTGAAGATTCCCAAGAAAGTCCGTGGCCGAATCGCCAGCCGATGCCTTTCGTCATTTTCGAGAGTGTTGACAATTCGCAATATTTCGCAATCTTTGCCAAATATTGTTAGATTTCGGCTCGATTTTCACAGCCAGGTCGGATCCGCGGACCGCATAACCCATGAACAACAAGGGTTTCCGCGGTGAGCCGACACAAAGACTGTGATGGCACGGACGTTGCTCTGAGTAGGGGTCGGGGAAAACCAACGGGGAACGGCAGCGAGAACGGACATGGCACATCCTTCACGAGTCGACATTCTGTTGGTCGAAGACAGCGCGCACGAGAGGGAGCTGACGCTCCGAGCCCTGAAGAGGGGCGAGGCATCCTCGGTAGTCGCGGTCGAGGACGGCTCACAAGCACTGGACTTTCTCTTCGCCCGAGGCGATTATTCGCGGCGTCACGGTGAGGCAGCGCCTCGTCTGGTGCTATTGGATCTGATGCTCCCGAAGGTGAGCGGCCTCGAAATTCTCCGTCAGATTCGCGCGAACGATGAAACGAAGATGGTTCCCGTCGTGATGCTGACCTCGTCGCAAGAAAAGCGAGACATCGCGGACAGCTATGAAGCCGGGGTCAACAGCTACATAGTGAAAGAGGTGGATTTCGAAGAGTTCGTTCGATGCGTCTCGATGATTCGCGAGTACTGGCTTACTTGTAATCGACTGCCGAGATGACGATCGGAATGGC
It includes:
- a CDS encoding GAF domain-containing protein, which encodes MSPETAEHARADEILRIISEGTASAKGEEFFRSLARHLASALRVKYAFVAECTTSAKTHVRTLAVWNGRDFMENVTYAVAGTPCERVIDGDVCFYPTGVRARFPEDRGLVSWNTDSYLGVPLHGSTGEVLGHLAVLDENPIRTEGRDLSILRIFAARTGVELERQRAEEAVDRYTKRLETLREIDRGILAARSPAEIAEAAMRHIRQLIPCRRASVTVFDLEAGHAVWQAVHAEDPGKMRIGAKISLEPFGSLDALREGQVNVVKDARILPSTPVFDLLRGESLRSWINVPLVARGELIGTLNVGSERVDAFGSEEIDAVREVADSLAIATQQARLNDQVQRHTAELEKRIAERTAELEAFSYSVAHDLRAPLRTIVGFSHVLLDEHGGELDPEGMRVLHIISDSARNMGHLIDDLLTLSRLGRQEMSLTEIDMGELARSVFDEVMSPHPDRNVEWRLDALPSARGDRGMIRQVFANLLSNALKFTAPREMARIEVGHKSEGGENAYYVKDNGVGFDMRFAERMFGVFQRLHRAEEFEGTGVGLAIVQSIIRRHGGRVWAEGKPNEGATIGFTLLPARRNPDGRRDESP
- a CDS encoding response regulator, with the protein product MAHPSRVDILLVEDSAHERELTLRALKRGEASSVVAVEDGSQALDFLFARGDYSRRHGEAAPRLVLLDLMLPKVSGLEILRQIRANDETKMVPVVMLTSSQEKRDIADSYEAGVNSYIVKEVDFEEFVRCVSMIREYWLTCNRLPR